A genome region from Streptomyces sp. NBC_01296 includes the following:
- a CDS encoding glycoside hydrolase family 18 protein — protein sequence MAGNSHRRTMNAKAKAAAAVAVAAAVGGTALVLTGTAQAASVGATFTKASSWNTGYTGQYVITNRSGGTLKDWTLEFDLPAGTALSSLWNGEQTVNGQHVTVKPPRWDTAGLTAGGSVTVGFVTSASGNPGSPTGCLINKEKCSPATGPTPSPSGRPTTAPTASASPSSKPTAAPTATATATATATATATAKPTPTVPPGGGTTTSAGFAPYVDTSLYPAFDLLDTAAKSGVKEFNLAFITSGGGCSPLWGGVTALGDDRVASQIAALRAKGGDVRVSFGGAAGSELGLACSSPADLAAAYGKVVDTYKLTKVDFDIEGAALPDTAANTRRAQAIAQLQKSHPGLDVSFTLPVMPEGLTQPGVDLIGNARQNGVAVSAVNIMAMDYGPAYSGDMGGYAIQAATATQAQIKGVLGLSDAAAWKTVAVTPMIGVNDVSSEIFKVDDATQLVEFARSKGLGWLAMWSGARDKQCPGGAKNSADATCSSIVQEPLAFTKAFAARG from the coding sequence ATGGCTGGCAATTCCCATCGCCGTACGATGAACGCCAAGGCGAAGGCTGCCGCGGCAGTGGCCGTCGCGGCGGCCGTCGGGGGCACCGCCCTGGTGCTGACCGGTACCGCGCAGGCGGCGTCGGTCGGCGCGACCTTCACCAAGGCGAGCAGCTGGAACACCGGCTACACGGGGCAGTACGTCATCACCAACCGCAGCGGCGGGACGCTCAAGGACTGGACCCTCGAGTTCGACCTGCCCGCCGGCACGGCCCTCTCCTCCCTCTGGAACGGCGAGCAGACCGTCAACGGGCAGCATGTGACGGTCAAGCCGCCCCGGTGGGACACGGCCGGGCTCACGGCCGGCGGCTCGGTCACCGTCGGGTTCGTGACCAGCGCGAGCGGCAACCCGGGCAGCCCGACGGGGTGCCTGATCAACAAGGAGAAGTGCTCCCCGGCCACCGGGCCGACGCCCAGCCCCAGCGGCCGGCCCACCACCGCGCCGACGGCCTCCGCCTCACCCAGCTCCAAGCCGACGGCCGCCCCCACCGCGACGGCCACGGCGACGGCGACGGCGACGGCGACGGCCACCGCGAAGCCGACCCCGACCGTGCCCCCGGGGGGCGGCACCACCACGTCCGCCGGGTTCGCACCGTACGTGGACACCTCGCTCTACCCGGCCTTCGATCTCCTGGACACGGCGGCCAAGAGCGGAGTGAAGGAGTTCAACCTCGCCTTCATCACCTCCGGCGGCGGCTGCTCCCCGCTCTGGGGCGGCGTCACGGCCCTCGGAGACGACCGGGTCGCCTCCCAGATCGCCGCGCTGCGCGCCAAGGGCGGGGACGTCCGGGTGTCGTTCGGCGGTGCGGCCGGCTCCGAGCTGGGCCTGGCGTGCAGCTCCCCCGCCGACCTCGCCGCCGCGTACGGCAAGGTGGTGGACACGTACAAGCTGACCAAGGTGGACTTCGACATCGAGGGCGCGGCCCTGCCCGACACGGCGGCAAACACCCGGCGCGCGCAAGCCATAGCGCAGCTGCAGAAGTCGCACCCCGGGCTCGACGTCTCGTTCACCCTGCCCGTGATGCCCGAGGGGCTCACCCAGCCCGGGGTCGACCTGATCGGCAATGCCCGGCAGAACGGTGTGGCGGTCTCCGCCGTCAACATCATGGCGATGGACTACGGCCCGGCGTACAGCGGCGACATGGGCGGCTACGCCATCCAGGCAGCCACCGCGACGCAGGCGCAGATCAAGGGAGTACTGGGCCTGAGCGACGCGGCGGCGTGGAAGACGGTGGCCGTCACGCCGATGATCGGCGTCAACGACGTCTCCAGCGAGATCTTCAAGGTGGACGACGCCACCCAGCTCGTGGAGTTCGCCCGGTCCAAGGGTCTCGGCTGGCTCGCGATGTGGTCGGGCGCCCGTGACAAGCAGTGCCCGGGCGGCGCGAAGAACTCCGCCGACGCGACGTGCTCGTCCATCGTCCAGGAACCCCTCGCCTTCACGAAGGCCTTCGCCGCCCGCGGCTAG
- a CDS encoding response regulator transcription factor: protein MRVVLAEDLFLLRDGLVRTLQDHGCEVVAVDNGPALLRALLAEAPDVAVVDVRLPPTFTDEGLQAALEARRRRPGLPVLVLSQYVEQLYAHELLADGAGGIGYLLKDRVTDTGQFVDAVRRVAAGGTAMDPQVIAKLLARSDARGLTDGLTAREHAVLELMAEGRSNAAIAGGLHISESAVAKHTTGIFAKLRIAPSADDNRRVLAVLAHLKR, encoded by the coding sequence ATGCGTGTTGTCCTCGCCGAAGACCTCTTCCTTCTGAGGGACGGGCTGGTGCGCACGCTCCAGGACCACGGTTGCGAGGTGGTGGCGGTGGACAACGGCCCGGCCCTGCTGCGGGCGCTGCTGGCCGAGGCGCCGGACGTCGCGGTGGTCGACGTACGGCTGCCGCCGACGTTCACCGACGAGGGTCTGCAGGCAGCGCTGGAAGCACGGCGCCGGCGCCCGGGCCTGCCCGTCCTCGTGCTGTCCCAGTACGTCGAGCAGCTCTACGCCCACGAGCTGCTCGCGGACGGCGCCGGGGGCATCGGCTATCTGCTGAAGGACCGGGTGACCGACACCGGCCAGTTCGTCGACGCCGTCCGCCGCGTCGCGGCGGGCGGTACGGCCATGGACCCGCAGGTCATCGCGAAGCTGCTGGCGCGCAGTGACGCCCGCGGGCTGACGGACGGGCTGACTGCGCGGGAGCACGCCGTCCTGGAGCTGATGGCCGAGGGCCGGTCGAACGCGGCGATAGCCGGCGGGCTGCACATCAGCGAGAGCGCCGTGGCCAAGCACACGACCGGCATCTTCGCGAAGCTCCGCATCGCGCCGTCGGCCGACGACAACCGCCGCGTGCTGGCCGTGCTGGCCCACTTGAAACGGTGA